One Ranitomeya variabilis isolate aRanVar5 chromosome 4, aRanVar5.hap1, whole genome shotgun sequence genomic window, CTGATCGGCAGAGCAAATGCTtctgtgtatggaggagttggaAGAGATGGCTACTGGACAAAAGATGGTTTAGCTGACCGCTGTCTATTGTGTATGTTGCCTCTCAGTCTCGCCACGTTTGCATCTATGTGTCAAGGTCTGAGCACAGACTGACGCTTGGACTACCTGCGGGTCATCTTACTTGAAATTGACAGCTTCGTATATCCCTATGAGCTGCCAGGAGACCCGCGGCCGGTCCATGAATCCCAGTTCATGCTCAGGTCGGGACATATGGAAGTGTGAACACGGTATGATGCTGGGAATGTTACTTTGCATGTTGGTTTACATAAAATTGTTTTATGTTATATTAATGTACCTTTTTGCATTCTCAGAAAATTGGTATAAATTTTACCACTAGTAACAAAGACACAGTGAAGAACAGCGATGTCATCTTCCTGGCAGTGAAACCTCCTATCATTCCCTTTGTGCTGGATGAGATTGGCTCTGACATTGAGGATCGTCATATGGTTGTGTCCTGCGCGGCCGGTGTCACCATCAGCACTATAGAGAAGGTAACATCGATGTGTCCTATACTACATATAGTCTGTGGCGTGTGTGTAATACACCATTTATAATGTGTCACTAGATCAGTACTCCCCCCATATTTCCAAACCCTTATAGCCAAAGTTCTCCGTTTCTTATTTCATCCCTTGTAACTTTACAGAAACTTACCGGCTTCCATCCAGCCCCCAGAGTCATGCGCTGCATGACCAATACTCCTGTGATTGTAAGAGAAGGGGCCACAGTGTACGCCACGGGGACCCATGCAGAGGTGGAGGATGGGCAACTTCTTGAGCAGTTGATGCAGAGTGTGGGCTTTTGTACCGAGGTGGAGGAGGACCTGATTGATGCTGTTACAGGACTAAGTGGAAGTGGGCCTGCTTATGTAAGTTCACAAGTGTCTTATTCCGTACTACGTAGACCAATGTAGTGTTTATGGGGTATGGCTGACTTTCAGTGCCTCAAGAAATAAATGGCTCCTAAAGATAAACAGTGCCAGGGGTGTCAAGATGCTGCTTAAAAGGTTTATCTAAGAATTCTGTGCAGGGCTGGCCATAGACTGAATGGTGTCCTGTGCAAAATTGCCATTGGCTCCCCCACGCCATGGTTTTTCTGAGTTTCCCCAGGACAACTGCATGTTTTTGATAGCACTGGCTCATTCAAGAAATCCACTACAAACCATAGCCCAGACTCCTACTTGCCCTTCTTGCTTCGGAGCTTCTCCTAAGCACTGGGTGCTCATGTCAGCCATCAGCACATTGTATTGTGTCCACTATGTCCTGCTTCTGAACAGTCGGGATCTAGATGGAGCTAAAAAGGAGACTGGATCCAATATTGTTTCATTGTATAAAGCTAATAGATAACAGCCAGCCTTGGGGTGGGGGAGGGACACGCTGGGTGGTCCACCAAGCAGCTTCCCAGGACAGGATATCAGGCCTGGGTCCCCGCAGACCACTTTCTGATGACACTGTAAGGGGTGGGTAATTACACAGTAATATAATAGTTATCACATTGTGTATATACATTGCTTATAGGTCTTATGAATGAGATCACATATAGGAGCACTTTATAGTTTGGGAACTCAGGTAGAACTGCTCAGGAACCTTTAAACTTCACCAATAAAGAATTAGTATCTTCCTGGAAATATACAACACACTGGGATATAACACTACAAACATGCAGTGTATATATTGCAGGGTTTCACTCTCTGGTAGGCCTTGGGtaatgttcacacaggcaatggcgTTTTCGTCCAAACACGTGgattgctttccacaggttgcaccAAAACAAACTCctaaacataaatccctagccttgtccaggcgcTAACTAAACAGAACAAACCCTGGCTACTCATACAAGGCTAAGCTAGTCCCTGCTCGGTCACACAAAATAGCTATTGTCCATAACCACTGATACTTGTGGTTCCCTGTACACGGCCTGTGCAGACTCTTCCCAGAGCGGGGTTCTGGCTTCTCTTCAGCTCCAAGCCACCTCCAGTCTTCCCTGAGGTAACTGACTAAGATGAACGCCTAGCCTGTTTATCTGCAGGGCCTGCCAGGTGCACTAATCAAACCCTCGCCTACCTGGCACGCTAATGTACACAATATAATATACACATATACCGATCTCTCCAGACAGAAGAGAGATTGCAGCTCCAAGCACATTTCTTATGTAATTCATGGGTGCTAGTGGTCCAAAGAAATCAAAAGCAAGAAGATGTGAGCCAAGATACCTACACAAaccaataaaaatataaattttatgttTATTTAATACAATTTCTCTATGGAGTACCTCCTTTTCTCATCATTTTTATATagtgtggtagttcaactcacttggtggtacacagaggtagaaaactggaacactgtctctttaaatcttcagtggGTTTTATTATAGTGCAGGataaaccaacaagaaggggaaagtaaacagtccttcaggcaaaaacaggaaaacaacaaagaaaatgtTATAACCAAGTCCATACGTTTGCAGCAACACAGGTTCAATCTTTACTCCTCAGTTCACAAACCACTGAAGAgtcctctctccagtcttgctgaaCCCAGACTGCCCCTTGAGCCATTTAAGCCCCATatcatgtgactcctccatcatgtgtctGAACACATGACTGtgatatcacacaggtcctgtcagcaaaCAGCGGtgtcggctctgcaggtggagataaggtggacaccctcccaccaaccctatggatgtccacataaaaaccagcccatTTATGCAACTTCACTAAATCCTCACAACACTTAATgtactggaggaaaatactctgggtttTGCGTCACTAACTCCATTaagcgtagtgacacatatctcccctccagcactccaCCAGtcactatagatagatagatcaaatgCTTCCAATAGCTGGTATAGAGTATGGAAATTTCAATCCCTTATCATAGTGTTCCTTTTTCTTCTTTCAGTCCATCACAATTGCAGTCAGTTAACTGGAATTAtcttagtgtttttttttctttctttaatatGTCCTGTATAAACATCTAATTTTAAGCCCTATTCACTTATGCAACTCGCTTATTATTACTTGGATATTACTGCAATGTGGATACCCTTGGAAAGATCACGTATTATGTACCCACCACTATCTAATTACATATGATGGCCAAGGAACACTAGAATGTAAGTTAATGGTCACATCAGTCAGGGAGTACGTGGCTAGCTTGTCCTACAGTTGGGCTTCAAAAAATTGCATGAAAGAAAGTGGAGACATAGGACTGTTGTCTGTAACCATTGAATGGACATGTATGATTTGCCCTTCTTCAGGCCTTCACAGCTCTCGATGCACTTGCAGATGGAGGGGTAAAGATGGGCCTTCCCAGGCGGCTCGCAGTTCGTCTCGGAGCTCAGGCCATGCTGGTAAGTCATGACTTCTGTCCTCTGCCACCACTTGTTCAGCCTCTTCTGTAATAAAGGTAAATGTATTAGTTATTTCCTCTTAATCAGGGAGCAGCAAAAATGCTCTTAGAATCGGAGCAGCATCCAGGACAGCTGAAGGACAATGTATGCTCACCAGGGGGCGCTACCATTCATGCGCTGCACTTTTTGGAGAGTGGTGGATTCCGTTCTCTTCTCATTAATGCTGTGGAAGCATCTTGTATCAGGACCAGGTAAGCATCCAGCCATCAATGTATTATATGCTAGCGTACTTGTAGGATTTTTCCATTCACTGGCGTAACATGGGCCAAATTTATTAACCTGCTCCTTTTAAGGAACTTGGTGCATCTTTCAGCTGTCGTGTGCTACTGGAAGGAATGGTCTCCAGTCATTGTCTGTTGTAATGTCTGCCATATTTTTGGCATAATTTATCATGAATTTGTTGGCTGTGTCTTTTTGGCCAAGCTCTGGCCTTTTTCCCAAAAGTGGGTAGGACTGCCAAAAGTCACAAATATAAATTGCTCAAAATTTCAAGCAGTTGTAGGCAATAATACTGATTGGTCATAGTTGATAACATTAGAGAAGGTGTCTGCAGTACAGCCTCTATCCATAtgcctgcagtcactctatgcagTGCGCAAGCTGTGAGGATTCCCGGGTGCAGAGGAcgggatttgcatacttccggacacattccaactagacgtttcCGGCCTCACTCATACATTTGTattgtctagttggcatgtgaccacattatgcaaatcacatacttggggTCACGATCCCAGCAACttagggtgactgcagacttgtgaatcctcacagcgagctcactgtgaggatttacaagtctgcagttatgCTAAGGTTGGACAACCTCTGTAATGATAGTTTCAAAGTTAGAACATCCCTGTAAACAGCAGTGAGAGCAGGGCGTGTCAGGTTTGGTGACAACAGTAGTAAAGCTTGCAGTGCCATTTTCGCCATCTAAATGACAAAACCAATTCTAAGTCAATGGAGTATGTTGGTCATCTTATCTGGCACATGACTAACAGCCGAGGATGGAATCTCAATCCAACCGCGGCTGTTAGCATGTTAATTGCTGCTGTCAAATCTCTGCCCCATGATCGCGGGGCGCTGATGCTTTAGCATGACAACCTGGCGTCTGCAGGAGACTCCCATAGTTGTCATTGCGGATCTGCTATGAATGCCGTCCCATGGTCGtcattcatagcagatgatcacagcttcaagtttcctaaggaggctattgaaacaagtaaaaaaaataaaataaataaagttcaaatcaccccccttttgccccattcaaaataaaatataaaaaaaaatacacatttggtgttttataagatacagtggggcaaaaaagtatttagtcagtcagcaatagtgcaagttccaccacttaaaaagatgagagacgtctgtaatttacatcataggtagacctcaactatgggagacaaactgagaaaaaaaaatccagaaaatcacattgtctgttttttttatcattttatttgcatattctggtggaaaataagtatttggtcagaaacaaacaatcaagatatctgactctcacagacctgtaacttcttctttaagagtctcctctttcctccactcattacctgtagtaatggcacctgtttaaacttgttatcagtataaaaagacacctgtgcacaccctcaaacagtctgactccaaactccactatggtgaagaccaaagagctgtcaaaggacaccagaaacaaaattgtagccctgcaccaggctgggaagactgaatctgcaatagccaaccagcttggagtgaagaaatcaacagtgggagcaataattagaaaatggaagacattcaagaccactgataatctccctcgatctggggctccacgcaaaatcccaccccgtggggtcagaatgatcacaagaaccgtgagcaaaaatcccagaactacgcggggggacctagtgaatgaactgcagagagctgggaccaatgtaacaaggcctaccataagtaacacactacgccaccatggactcagatcctgcagtgccagacgtgtcccactgcttaagccagtacatgtccgggcccgtctgaagtttgctagagagcatttggatgatccagaggagttttggggaatgtcctatggtctgatgaaaccaaactggaactgtttggtagaaacacaacttgtcgtgtttggaggaaaaagaatactgagttgcatccatcaaacaccatacctactgtaaagcatggtggtggaaacatcatgctttggggctgtttctctgcaaaggggccaggacgactgatccgggtacatgaaagaatgaatggggccatgtatcatgagattttgagtgcaaacctccttccatcagcaagggcattgaagatgaaacgtggctgggtctttcaacatgacaatgatccaaagcacaccgtcagggcaacgaaggagtggctttgtaagaagcatttcaaggtcctggagtggcctagccagtctccagatctcaaccctatagaaaacctttggagagagttgaaagtccgtgttgccaagcgaaaagccaaaaacatcactgctctagaggagatctgcatggaggaatgggccaacataccaacaacagtgtgtggcaaccttgtgaagacttacagaaaacgtttgacctctgtcattgccaacaaaggatgtattacaaagtattgagatgaaattttgtttctgaccaaatacttattttccaccagaatatgcaaataaaatgataaaaaacagacaatgtgattttctggatttttttttttctcagtttgtctcccatagttgaggtctacctatgatgtaaattacagacacctctcatctttttaagtggtggaacttgcactattgctgactgactaaatacttttttgccccactgtatattacaaagttgcttacttTCATGTGTACTAATGATTTATATCATGGTAACAATCATTTTAATTTTTAAGCAAGAATGGTATTGAGGCTTTCTGCTTGCCCCGGGACACCTCTATGCAGGAAACTTATTGAGGGGGGACTTATTGCTTGTGGTTCAGTTTCTGATAAAATAGCAGACCCTTTTTTTCTATGCCACAAAGGCCTCTTTAACCTCTTCTGTCTCGTACATCACAGGGAGCTCCAGCATTATGCAGACCAGGAAAAAATCCCTGCAGCTGCCATCAAAAAGACAACTCTAAGCAAAGTGCAGCAGGAGTCGCCATCAGTTTCCACTGCATCTCCAGGAGTAAAAGTCAGTCTCTTCAACAATAAAACACCGGGAGTAAGGAAGTTCTGAGTAATTCCAAAAATCCCAATCGACCAAAGTCATACACAAAGATGGCATCTGAGAGTGTTTAAATGGCCATACAGGTTGGTCTCAAGGTGATCAAAATGGATGTCTTCTACCAAAACAAGTGTTTGCTGGGTGATCATTTTAGCTGACAGATGACAGTCGTCATATGGAAAAAAATGTTATTCAATAATTGTTA contains:
- the PYCR1 gene encoding pyrroline-5-carboxylate reductase 1, mitochondrial — encoded protein: MSVGFIGAGQLTYSLVRGFTAAGVLAAHKITASSPDTDLPTVSGLRKIGINFTTSNKDTVKNSDVIFLAVKPPIIPFVLDEIGSDIEDRHMVVSCAAGVTISTIEKKLTGFHPAPRVMRCMTNTPVIVREGATVYATGTHAEVEDGQLLEQLMQSVGFCTEVEEDLIDAVTGLSGSGPAYAFTALDALADGGVKMGLPRRLAVRLGAQAMLGAAKMLLESEQHPGQLKDNVCSPGGATIHALHFLESGGFRSLLINAVEASCIRTRELQHYADQEKIPAAAIKKTTLSKVQQESPSVSTASPGVKVSLFNNKTPGVRKF